In the Campylobacter lari genome, TCTGCTTTATATCACAATAGTCCTTTAAAAGTTATGGGAAAAGCCTTTTATGATATAGAAGGTTTGACTTACAAAAAAAGCTTGCATACTTTTTGGAAAGAATGCAGAGCATATAAACCTGATGTGGTTTTACATGCTAAATTTAGAAATTATGTGATATATAAAACCCAAGTCAATGGGAATTTTTTCAAAAATACTAGTTTAGATTAAATTTTCTTTTTATAGTTTTTTGCAATTTTTTTTAGTTTAAAAGGTAAGCTTAAATACCCTATTTTAAAAGGGGTTCTTGAAGCTTGTAAAAGTGCATTACCTAAAAGATAAGGCAAGTGTGTTTTGGCTATTTGAGCGTGTTTATAGTCTGCATAAGCTTTTAGCGGTGGTAAGTTTTTTTGATCTTTTTGATTTTTAAAATGATCTTTTTTGACTTTTCTTAATTCAAAAGGTATTTTGAAGTATCCTAAAAAGCTTTTGCTATTTTTCATGATAGTTTCCCCAAGCTTATAGCTTAGTCTTTCTTTTATCCTTAAACTAGCTCCATAAAGTTGGTTGTTTTGATGGATGAATATTTCATATTCATTTTTTAAGCCTTTGTGATTTAAAAAATGCAAAAGATTATGATTTTGACTTTGTAAAAATGTTTGCATATCAAGTTTTTTTAGTTCATGGTATTCTAGTGCTAATTCTTTATAAAATGCTATAGGTGGTATCAAAGAATCATGGGTATTTGTAAGATAATTTTTACATTCAATTTTTTTATCATTATCATTTTCTAAAAGTAAAATTCCTATTAAGTCTACATAATCAAGTCTTGGTGTTTTTTCATTTGCTATGCTTAAGCCCGAACTTCCCTCACTTTGCTTGATAATTTGTGTATTAACATACAAAAAGGTTTGCTCATCACAAATTGCTTTTTCATTTTGTATATCTTGAAAAGTATTGATAAGTCCAAAATTTTTTATTAATTTAAAAGATGAGTTTTCAATACTTATAGATGATATAGCATGGGTTGATGAGTTAGTGTAATTCCAAGTATGTATGCCTAAGATTTGATAGTTTTTTAACTCTTTTGGAAAAATGATTTTTTCTCCGACCTTAATCTTTGTAATTTTTTCACAAAAAAATGAATTTTTATGCTCTATTTTAGTTGAATTTGAGGGCGTAAAGATATGAAATTTTCTTTTTGAGTAAATGATCTTTTCTTTGGATTTTATAAAGCTATGTAAATTTTTAATGATGTTTTTACCAAGCTCTTGCATAGCTAGTGGTATAGGATGAAAATTATAGTTTTGATCAAAATCATAAAGATTATTTTTTTGGTAGTAAAGATCTACATCAATTAGATTAAAACCATAATAAGCACAATTTTTCCTATGAGCTTCATTGATAGCTTTTGATTTATCATTGCAAGCTGGTATGGGGAGTATAAGCACTATGGTAATTTTGTTTGCTTTGTAAAGTTCTTCGTAAAAATAGTCAATATTTCTAAGTATAATATTTAAACTCATAGGGCTTAAATAATCATTGATATTTGATTCGCTGATGAGAAAATCACTGTTGATTATAGTTTTTTTATGGCGTATTAATTCATAAAGATTTTGTAAAGAAGTGCTAAGTCCCAAAGCATAATTATGTAGTGTAATGTCTTTATTTTCAAGACCTATCCTAAGACCATTTTTAACTACGCTATTGCTACCACCTAGCAAGATTACATCCATAAGTTCTTTCTTGATTTTATAAATTTTTATTTATTTTATAAAATATTTTTTAATGAATAATTTCAGAGCAAAAACCCCTTATTTTGCCTTTAAATAAGCATTTGACAAAGATAACAACTTTAGCTATATTTTTAAATTCATTTTGAGTTTATTTGGGATTTTAATGGATAAATTGTATCAAAAAAGAGATGTTTTTTATATAGCTGGTTATGATCCTAGAGGATATAGGCATTATTATGCTATGTTTAAAAAAAATTTAGCTGAGCAAAATACACTTTTAAATTATGATTATACTTTATCAAAAGCTCAAGTTAATGCTTATCCTTCTTGGCAAATTCAAACCCCATATACAAGCACTACTTATACCTTTTTAAGCTGGAATGATATAGTCAAAAAAAACTGGTCAGAAGGTATAAAAGATGCTTTGAGTGATTGTTATAGTTTTTTTAGAATTTATACCATCACAGGGCTTTTTTTAAAATTTGGTAAAGAATCCCCACACCAACTTATCACAGGTTATTATCCATTTTTTTATGTACTTTTGAGTTTGATTTTTACTTTATTTTGTGCTTTTGGAAGCTTGTTTTATTTGCAAAATTTTCATATTGTTTTGGGAATTTTAGCCTTTATTTTATCATTAGTATTTTTACCAAAAATGCTTTATAAATTAGGCAAGAAATTAGCTGTTTTTTGGATAGCTAGAATTTGTTCTTTTTGTGCAAACTGGGAGAAAAATTCCCAAGGCGAACTTGAATTAAGAATGGATGATTTTGCTAGAGTTATCTTCGAAAAACTAAAAGAAAATGTAAATGATAAAAATTACGAACTTATTTTAAGTGCACATAGCGTGGGAACGGTGCTTTGTATAAATGTTTTAGCAAAAGTGCTTAGAAAATGCGAAAAAGAAAATATTTCTTTTGAAAATTTAAAGGTTTTAACTTTAGGTGAGTGTATACCTTTAGTAAGCTATCAAAAAAGATCTTTTGGGTTTAGAAAAGATTTAGAGTATTTAGGAAGTAAAAATTTAATATGGTATGATTTTACTTCTATTATTGATGGAGCTTGTTTTGCACAGGTTGATTTCATACGCACAAGCGGGGTAAAGGCACAATTTAGTCCAAAATACCTTTCGGCTAAATTTCATACCTTATATAAAAGCAAAGATTATAAAAAAATCAAAAAAGACAAATACAAAGCACATTTTTTATATTTATTTGCCACTCAAATTCAAGGGGTGTATAACTTTTTTGAATTTATCATGGGTAAAAATAAATTAGAAGAGAAAATCAAATAGGAGAAAAACATGGGTCAATGTCCTTTTCATCCAAAGCCTTATAAAAATAAAGCTTCTACATTAACTACTTTTTTACTAAAAAGAAGATCATGGCTTGATGGACTTTATGAGCGAAGCTATAAGATGATGATGGGCAGAGTAAAAATGCCTGGATTTGATCTATATGTAGTAAATGATCCAAAAGAAGTTAGACGCATCATGGTAGATGAGGTTAGAGAATACCCAAAAAGCCAACTTTTGCATGAGCTTTTAGAGCCACTTTTAGGTATAAGCATTTTTACAACTAATGATAGAGTGTGGGAAAAGCAAAGAGAACTTTTAAGACCTTCTTTTGAAATGACAAGGATTTCTAAGGTTTTTAATTTAATGAGTGAAGCAACTTCTGATATGATGGCAAGATTTGCAAAGTATGAAGATAAAGCGATTATAGAAGTAGATGAAGCTATGACTTTTGTAACTGCAGATGTGATTTTTAGAACTATCATGTCATCAAAACTTGATGAGCAAAAAGGTAAACTTGTTTTAGATGCTTTTGTAACTGTGCAAGAAGAAACAGTTAAAACAGCTATGCGAAGAATGTTTCGTTTCCCAACTTGGCTTTCAAATCTTTTAGGCGAGAGAAAAAGACTTAAAGCAGGCACTACTATACGCAAGGTTTTATCAGATATTATAAAGCCAAGATATGATAATGCTATAAATGATCAAGGAAAATATGAAGATATTTTATCATCATTGCTTATGGTGGTAGATGCAGATACTAATGAGAGATTTTCTTTTAATGAAATTTTAGACCAAGTTGCCATGCTTTTCTTAGCAGGCCATGAAACCACTGCAAGCTCGCTAACTTGGACGCTATATATTTTAAGTATTTCTCCAGATGAGCAACAAAAAGCCTATGAAGAAATCATGCAAGTTGCAGGTGATGAGGAGTTTAAAATAGAGCATATTAGAGCAATGAAATATCTTACAAATGTGTTTAAAGAAAGCTTGAGACTTTATCCACCGGTTGGCTTTTTTGCTAGAGAAGCAAGAAATGATAACAAAATGAGAGATAAGCTTATCAAAAAAGGTTCAGGCGTAG is a window encoding:
- a CDS encoding SGNH/GDSL hydrolase family protein, which codes for MDVILLGGSNSVVKNGLRIGLENKDITLHNYALGLSTSLQNLYELIRHKKTIINSDFLISESNINDYLSPMSLNIILRNIDYFYEELYKANKITIVLILPIPACNDKSKAINEAHRKNCAYYGFNLIDVDLYYQKNNLYDFDQNYNFHPIPLAMQELGKNIIKNLHSFIKSKEKIIYSKRKFHIFTPSNSTKIEHKNSFFCEKITKIKVGEKIIFPKELKNYQILGIHTWNYTNSSTHAISSISIENSSFKLIKNFGLINTFQDIQNEKAICDEQTFLYVNTQIIKQSEGSSGLSIANEKTPRLDYVDLIGILLLENDNDKKIECKNYLTNTHDSLIPPIAFYKELALEYHELKKLDMQTFLQSQNHNLLHFLNHKGLKNEYEIFIHQNNQLYGASLRIKERLSYKLGETIMKNSKSFLGYFKIPFELRKVKKDHFKNQKDQKNLPPLKAYADYKHAQIAKTHLPYLLGNALLQASRTPFKIGYLSLPFKLKKIAKNYKKKI
- a CDS encoding cytochrome P450; the protein is MGQCPFHPKPYKNKASTLTTFLLKRRSWLDGLYERSYKMMMGRVKMPGFDLYVVNDPKEVRRIMVDEVREYPKSQLLHELLEPLLGISIFTTNDRVWEKQRELLRPSFEMTRISKVFNLMSEATSDMMARFAKYEDKAIIEVDEAMTFVTADVIFRTIMSSKLDEQKGKLVLDAFVTVQEETVKTAMRRMFRFPTWLSNLLGERKRLKAGTTIRKVLSDIIKPRYDNAINDQGKYEDILSSLLMVVDADTNERFSFNEILDQVAMLFLAGHETTASSLTWTLYILSISPDEQQKAYEEIMQVAGDEEFKIEHIRAMKYLTNVFKESLRLYPPVGFFAREARNDNKMRDKLIKKGSGVVVAPWLIHRHDSFWENPHEFDPSRHEDKSKIKKDTYMPFGMGERVCIGQGFAMQEAVLILANILRTYKLELEENFVPDIVGRLTIRSANGMNIRFIKRQK